In one window of Thiobacillus sp. DNA:
- a CDS encoding AbrB/MazE/SpoVT family DNA-binding domain-containing protein — translation MLAKMTAKNQLTLPKSVTNALGPVDYFDVQTRDGQIILTPVRIQRADAVRAKLAELDLNEQDIADAVAWARKGTTKK, via the coding sequence ATGCTTGCCAAGATGACTGCCAAGAACCAACTCACCTTGCCCAAGAGCGTGACCAATGCCCTGGGCCCCGTCGATTACTTCGACGTGCAGACCCGGGACGGCCAGATCATCCTGACCCCCGTGCGCATCCAGCGGGCTGACGCCGTGCGCGCCAAGCTGGCTGAACTCGACCTGAATGAACAGGACATCGCCGACGCCGTTGCCTGGGCACGAAAAGGCACCACCAAAAAATGA
- a CDS encoding putative toxin-antitoxin system toxin component, PIN family has protein sequence MSRPLRVVLDTNLVLSALVFAQGRLAVLRHAWQAEHFVPLVSQTTTAELIRVLAYPRFKLSAEDQHELLADYLPWCEAVRMPNPPPATPACLDVHDQPFLQLAVAGRAHYLVSGDQDLLDLDGRMPCPIVTADAFLKTLDT, from the coding sequence ATGAGCCGGCCCCTCCGGGTGGTGTTGGATACCAACCTGGTGCTGTCCGCGCTGGTGTTTGCCCAGGGCCGGCTGGCGGTCTTGCGCCATGCCTGGCAGGCAGAACACTTCGTGCCCCTGGTGTCCCAAACCACCACCGCCGAACTGATCCGCGTGCTGGCCTACCCCAGGTTCAAGCTTTCGGCGGAGGACCAGCACGAGTTGCTGGCGGACTACCTGCCCTGGTGTGAGGCGGTGCGCATGCCGAACCCGCCGCCCGCCACACCGGCTTGCCTGGATGTCCATGACCAGCCCTTCCTGCAACTCGCCGTGGCCGGCCGGGCCCACTACCTGGTCAGCGGCGACCAGGATTTGCTTGATCTGGACGGCCGGATGCCATGCCCCATCGTCACGGCTGATGCCTTCCTGAAAACCCTCGACACGTGA
- a CDS encoding four helix bundle protein, with amino-acid sequence MRRSHRDLRVWQEGISLVEDAYRLTSSFPRDEIYGLTSQIRRAAVSVPANIAEGSARKGTKELLYFLNVATGSLSELDTHIEIATRLGYVSNTDDLKHRMDTVSALLLALIESLKRKQAM; translated from the coding sequence GTGAGGCGGTCACATCGGGATCTTCGGGTATGGCAAGAGGGCATATCCTTGGTCGAAGATGCGTACCGCCTTACTTCATCTTTCCCACGCGATGAAATTTATGGATTGACCAGCCAGATTCGCCGAGCGGCGGTTTCGGTTCCCGCCAACATCGCGGAAGGATCAGCCAGGAAAGGCACCAAGGAGTTGTTGTACTTCCTGAATGTCGCTACCGGTTCCCTTTCCGAACTAGATACTCACATCGAGATCGCAACTCGGCTTGGGTATGTCAGCAATACAGATGACTTGAAGCATCGGATGGATACTGTTTCAGCCCTCCTTCTCGCCTTGATTGAGTCGTTGAAGCGCAAGCAGGCGATGTAG
- the dnaK gene encoding molecular chaperone DnaK — MGKIIGIDLGTTNSCVAVMEGGKTKVIENAEGARTTPSIVAYAEDGEILCGAPAKRQSVTNPKNTLYAIKRLIGRRFQEKEVQKDIDLMPYKILQADNGDAWVEVRGDKKAPPQISAEVLRKMKKTAEDYLGEEVTEAVITVPAYFNDSQRQATKDAGRIAGLEVKRIINEPTAAALAFGMDKQEGDRKIAVYDLGGGTFDISIIEIAEIDGEHQFEVLSTNGDTFLGGEDFDQRLIDYIIEEFKKEQGVNLKQDVLALQRLKEAAEKAKIELSSASQTEINLPYITADASGPKHLVLKITRAKFESLVEDLIKRTIEPCKIAIKDAGVKVSDIGDVILVGGMTRMPKVQELVKEFFGKEPRKDVNPDEAVAVGAAIQGGVLQGEVKDVLLLDVTPLSLGIETLGGVMTKLIPKNTTIPTRANQVFSTADDNQTAVTIHVLQGEREMSAGNKSLGQFNLADIPPAPRGMPQIEVTFDIDANGILHVSAKDKGTGKEAKITIKANSGLSEDEIKKMVSDAEANAAEDHKAFELATARNQADSMVHSVRKALKDYGDKVTDEEKTRIEAAITDCEAAIKSGDKAEIEAKTQVLAEASHKLAEQMYAKEQGGAEGAAGAESGAKKADDDVVDAEFEEVKDK; from the coding sequence ATGGGCAAGATCATCGGCATCGACCTGGGCACCACCAACTCTTGCGTGGCCGTCATGGAAGGCGGCAAGACCAAGGTCATCGAGAACGCTGAAGGCGCGCGCACCACCCCGTCCATCGTCGCTTACGCCGAGGACGGCGAGATCCTGTGCGGCGCCCCCGCCAAGCGCCAGTCCGTCACCAACCCCAAGAACACCCTGTACGCCATCAAGCGCCTGATCGGCCGCCGCTTCCAGGAAAAGGAAGTGCAGAAGGACATCGACCTGATGCCCTACAAGATCCTCCAGGCCGACAACGGCGACGCCTGGGTGGAAGTGCGCGGCGACAAGAAGGCCCCGCCCCAGATTTCCGCTGAAGTGCTGCGCAAGATGAAGAAGACCGCCGAGGACTACCTGGGCGAGGAAGTCACCGAGGCCGTCATCACCGTGCCCGCCTACTTCAACGACAGCCAGCGCCAGGCCACCAAGGACGCCGGCCGCATCGCCGGCCTGGAAGTGAAGCGCATCATCAACGAGCCCACCGCGGCCGCGCTGGCCTTCGGCATGGACAAGCAGGAAGGCGACCGCAAGATCGCCGTGTATGACCTGGGCGGCGGCACCTTCGACATCTCCATCATCGAGATCGCCGAGATCGACGGTGAGCACCAGTTCGAGGTGCTGTCCACCAACGGCGACACCTTCCTGGGCGGCGAGGATTTCGACCAGCGCCTCATCGACTACATCATCGAGGAGTTCAAGAAGGAGCAGGGCGTCAACCTGAAGCAGGACGTGCTGGCCCTGCAGCGCCTGAAGGAAGCCGCCGAGAAGGCCAAGATCGAGCTGTCCTCCGCCAGCCAGACCGAGATCAACCTGCCCTACATCACGGCGGACGCCTCCGGTCCCAAGCACCTGGTGCTGAAGATCACCCGGGCCAAGTTCGAGTCCCTGGTGGAAGACCTGATCAAGCGCACCATCGAGCCCTGCAAGATCGCCATCAAGGACGCCGGCGTGAAGGTGTCCGACATCGGCGACGTGATCCTGGTGGGCGGCATGACCCGCATGCCCAAGGTGCAGGAGCTGGTGAAGGAGTTCTTCGGCAAGGAGCCCCGCAAGGACGTGAACCCGGACGAGGCCGTGGCCGTGGGCGCCGCCATCCAGGGCGGCGTGCTGCAGGGCGAGGTGAAGGACGTGCTGCTGCTCGACGTCACCCCCCTGTCCCTGGGCATCGAGACCCTGGGTGGCGTGATGACCAAGCTCATCCCCAAGAACACCACCATCCCCACCCGGGCCAACCAGGTGTTCTCCACCGCCGACGACAACCAGACCGCCGTGACCATCCACGTGCTGCAAGGTGAGCGTGAAATGTCCGCCGGCAACAAGAGCCTGGGCCAGTTCAACCTGGCCGACATTCCCCCGGCGCCCCGCGGCATGCCCCAGATCGAGGTCACCTTCGACATCGACGCCAACGGCATCCTGCACGTGTCTGCGAAAGACAAGGGCACCGGCAAGGAGGCCAAGATCACCATCAAGGCCAATTCGGGCCTGTCCGAGGACGAGATCAAGAAGATGGTGTCCGACGCCGAGGCCAACGCCGCCGAAGACCACAAGGCCTTCGAGCTGGCCACCGCCCGTAACCAGGCCGACAGCATGGTCCACTCCGTGCGCAAGGCCCTGAAGGACTACGGCGACAAGGTCACCGACGAGGAGAAGACCAGGATCGAGGCCGCCATCACCGACTGCGAGGCCGCCATCAAGTCTGGCGACAAGGCCGAGATCGAAGCCAAGACCCAGGTCCTGGCCGAAGCCAGCCACAAGCTGGCCGAGCAGATGTACGCCAAGGAGCAGGGCGGGGCTGAAGGTGCCGCCGGTGCCGAAAGTGGCGCCAAGAAGGCCGATGACGACGTGGTGGACGCCGAGTTCGAGGAAGTGAAGGATAAGTGA
- a CDS encoding Rieske 2Fe-2S domain-containing protein yields MAENPRRLTPAAETGPREVRRAQFICPSREVDEGGEGVRFEVARHGQNEPAFVIRWKGHARAYLNRCGHIPVEMDYQPGKFFDFTGQYLVCATHGALYDPATGACLGGRCNGTGLVPIPVLEEDGGVYLQASNKEAK; encoded by the coding sequence ATGGCTGAGAACCCACGCCGCCTGACCCCCGCGGCGGAGACCGGACCAAGGGAAGTGCGGCGGGCACAATTCATCTGCCCTTCCAGGGAAGTTGACGAGGGGGGGGAAGGGGTACGCTTCGAAGTGGCGCGCCATGGCCAGAACGAACCCGCCTTCGTCATCCGCTGGAAGGGACACGCCCGGGCCTACCTCAACCGTTGCGGCCACATCCCCGTGGAAATGGATTATCAGCCGGGCAAGTTCTTCGATTTCACCGGCCAGTACCTGGTGTGCGCCACCCACGGGGCCCTCTACGACCCCGCCACGGGTGCCTGCCTGGGAGGCCGCTGCAACGGCACGGGTCTTGTGCCCATCCCGGTCCTGGAAGAGGATGGCGGCGTCTATCTGCAAGCATCGAACAAGGAAGCGAAATGA
- a CDS encoding 2Fe-2S iron-sulfur cluster binding domain-containing protein, translating to MPHYLPLSRVARLVAQPRSVIQRMIHDSELATFDGMVDMQELLRVFPDVKWEEEGDYKRVEEIKEKAFAKRVRDRVLPDKEVLAERLFELGKEFAAAKSLLLHYDTLFRFLPDKLADVAETGGEATQQAVASLKQWLQREMEAAPDEADRAEALLAQESVMRIMSATVTVQPSGHEFFVEGNDTVLEAALRAGIPLNYGCSNGNCGDCRARLVSGQVKKVHPHDFALKESDKGNGDFLMCSYTPVTDIVIEATVTGADDIPPQSIPAKVKSVEIINERLAALHLLAPRSQRLRFLAGQSVTLSADGTEGDYYVASCPCEDRHIELHIRRDSRPFARKVFESLGKEDPVRIEGPHGHFVMKLDSRRQVVFVAWGDAFAPIKSLIQHAMSLELAEAMHLYWIEDGLGHYQDNLCRAWADAYDNFAYHPLSGEAEPDAIADAILNLYDDLSRTDFYAAGPTALIQALEAGARARGLSPLGWHGEITD from the coding sequence ATGCCTCATTACCTCCCGCTTTCCCGCGTTGCACGTCTGGTGGCCCAGCCCCGCAGCGTCATCCAGCGCATGATCCACGACAGCGAACTGGCCACCTTTGACGGCATGGTGGACATGCAGGAACTGCTGCGCGTCTTCCCTGACGTGAAATGGGAGGAGGAGGGCGACTACAAGCGGGTGGAGGAGATCAAGGAAAAAGCGTTCGCGAAACGCGTTCGGGACCGGGTCCTGCCGGACAAGGAAGTCCTCGCCGAGCGGCTTTTCGAACTGGGCAAGGAATTCGCCGCGGCAAAGTCCCTGCTGCTGCATTACGACACTCTGTTCCGTTTTCTGCCGGACAAACTGGCGGACGTGGCGGAAACCGGCGGCGAGGCCACCCAGCAGGCCGTCGCTTCACTCAAACAGTGGCTCCAGCGCGAGATGGAGGCGGCCCCGGATGAGGCCGACCGCGCCGAGGCGCTATTGGCTCAAGAAAGTGTGATGCGCATCATGTCCGCCACCGTCACCGTACAACCCTCCGGCCACGAATTCTTCGTGGAAGGCAACGACACCGTCCTGGAGGCCGCCCTGCGGGCCGGCATCCCCCTGAACTACGGCTGCAGCAACGGCAACTGCGGCGACTGCCGGGCCCGCCTCGTGTCCGGCCAGGTGAAGAAGGTCCATCCCCATGACTTCGCCCTCAAGGAGTCTGACAAGGGCAACGGCGATTTCCTCATGTGCTCCTACACTCCGGTGACCGACATCGTCATCGAGGCCACGGTGACGGGTGCGGACGACATCCCCCCCCAGAGCATCCCCGCCAAGGTGAAGTCTGTCGAAATCATCAACGAGCGGTTGGCCGCCCTGCACCTGCTGGCGCCCCGCAGCCAGCGCCTGCGTTTCCTTGCGGGGCAGTCTGTGACCCTGTCGGCCGACGGCACGGAAGGGGACTACTACGTGGCCAGTTGCCCCTGCGAGGACCGTCACATCGAGCTGCACATCCGCCGTGACAGCCGTCCCTTCGCCCGCAAGGTCTTCGAAAGCCTGGGCAAGGAGGACCCCGTGCGCATCGAGGGGCCCCACGGCCATTTCGTGATGAAGCTGGACTCCCGCCGCCAGGTCGTCTTCGTGGCCTGGGGCGACGCCTTCGCCCCCATCAAGAGCCTGATCCAGCACGCCATGAGCCTGGAATTGGCCGAGGCCATGCACCTGTACTGGATCGAGGACGGCCTGGGCCATTATCAGGACAATCTTTGCAGGGCCTGGGCCGATGCCTACGACAACTTCGCCTACCACCCCCTGTCCGGCGAGGCCGAGCCGGATGCCATCGCCGATGCCATCCTCAACCTGTACGACGACCTGTCCCGCACGGACTTCTACGCCGCCGGCCCCACGGCCCTGATCCAGGCCCTGGAAGCTGGCGCCCGGGCCAGGGGCCTGTCCCCCTTGGGCTGGCACGGGGAAATCACTGATTGA
- a CDS encoding S49 family peptidase, which yields MSDEFDNIADRNSERGALERLLMAHLLEQRRGRRWNVFFRALSFVFLFIVLFMVLNFEGEDFVSSGPHTALVELQGEIGGEDGLSADALIGALGSAFEGKHTKAVVMRINSPGGSPVHAGQVYDEIKRLKEKYPDIPFYVVVDDLCASGGYYIAAAADKIFVDKASLIGSIGVLMDGFGFTEAMKKLGVERRLLTAGEHKGFLDPFAPIDPVEEGHAKLMLNEIHQQFIQAVRQGRGKRLKETPDMFTGLIWNGTRSIDLGLADGLGSLDYVAREVVKAEDILDYTPQEDLAERLARRIGSAIGDHLRPWAGGEARLR from the coding sequence ATGAGCGACGAATTTGACAACATCGCGGACAGGAACTCCGAGCGGGGCGCCCTGGAACGCCTGCTCATGGCCCACCTCCTGGAGCAGCGGCGCGGCCGGCGCTGGAACGTGTTCTTCCGTGCCCTGAGCTTCGTTTTCCTTTTCATCGTGCTGTTCATGGTGCTGAACTTCGAGGGCGAGGACTTCGTCTCCTCCGGCCCCCACACCGCCCTGGTGGAGCTGCAAGGGGAGATCGGCGGCGAGGACGGCCTGAGCGCCGACGCCCTCATCGGCGCCCTGGGCAGCGCCTTCGAAGGCAAGCACACCAAGGCCGTGGTCATGCGCATCAACAGCCCCGGCGGCAGCCCCGTGCACGCGGGCCAGGTCTACGACGAGATCAAGCGGCTGAAGGAAAAGTATCCCGACATCCCCTTCTACGTGGTGGTGGACGACCTGTGCGCCTCCGGCGGCTATTACATCGCCGCCGCCGCCGACAAGATCTTCGTCGACAAGGCCTCCCTCATCGGCTCCATCGGCGTGCTCATGGACGGCTTCGGCTTCACCGAGGCCATGAAGAAACTGGGCGTGGAACGCCGCCTGCTCACCGCCGGCGAGCACAAGGGCTTCCTGGACCCCTTCGCCCCCATCGACCCGGTGGAAGAGGGCCACGCCAAGCTCATGCTCAACGAAATCCACCAGCAGTTCATCCAGGCCGTGCGCCAGGGCCGGGGCAAGCGCCTGAAGGAAACCCCGGACATGTTCACCGGCCTCATCTGGAACGGCACCCGCAGCATCGACCTGGGCCTGGCCGACGGCCTGGGAAGCCTGGACTACGTGGCCCGGGAAGTGGTGAAGGCCGAGGACATCCTGGACTACACGCCCCAGGAAGACCTGGCCGAACGCCTGGCCCGCCGCATCGGTAGCGCCATCGGCGACCACCTGCGGCCCTGGGCCGGGGGCGAGGCGCGGCTGCGCTGA
- a CDS encoding radical SAM protein gives MKVLSVIPPMTQLNTPYPSTAYLTGFLRSRKVDAVQEDLALALVLRLFSPEGLTAVRACIEALPPARRTPRVQAFMDQFDRYLATITPAVAFLQGRDPSMGHRIGRRDFLPEGPRFESLDVYIDPQDPEGGDPLAWAFGALGVQDRARHLATLYLDDVADVLREAVDARFEFVRYAESLAQSQPSFDPLAQALAAPPNLVDATLRDLTLEAIARHKPDVVLVSVPFPGNVYGAFRIAQAIKAEHPKIVTVLGGGFVNTELRELKEPRVFDYFDYVTLDDGERPILALLEHLGGEHPRESLVRTFARVDGQVRYIDSKKPDIPFNEVGTPTWDGLPLDRYLSVLDMLNPMHRLWSDARWNKLTVAHGCYWKKCSFCDVSLDYISRYDAATASLLVDRIEAVIAETGQTGFHFVDEAAPPKALKALAEELERRNRAISWWGNIRFEKSFTPELCQQLADSGCIAVSGGLEVASDRLLKLMQKGVSVEQVARVTHAFSEAGILVHAYLMYGFPTQTVQDTVDALEYVRQLFAAGCIQSGFFHRFACTVHSPVGLHPERYGVTLKPLPPVTFAKNDVGFDDPAGVDHDRLGIALNKALYNFMHGIGLEDDVRGWFDVRVPKPRVAGQFIARALG, from the coding sequence ATGAAGGTCCTGTCCGTCATCCCGCCGATGACGCAACTCAACACCCCCTACCCGTCCACGGCCTACCTGACGGGCTTCCTGCGTTCCCGCAAGGTGGATGCGGTGCAGGAAGACCTGGCCCTGGCCCTGGTGCTGCGGCTGTTCTCGCCCGAGGGACTGACGGCGGTCCGCGCCTGCATCGAGGCCCTGCCCCCGGCCCGGCGCACGCCCCGGGTCCAGGCCTTCATGGATCAGTTCGACCGTTACCTGGCCACCATCACCCCCGCCGTGGCCTTCCTCCAGGGGCGGGACCCCAGCATGGGGCATCGCATCGGCCGGCGGGACTTCCTGCCGGAAGGCCCCCGCTTCGAATCCCTGGACGTGTACATCGACCCCCAGGACCCGGAGGGCGGCGACCCCCTGGCCTGGGCCTTCGGTGCCCTGGGGGTGCAGGACCGGGCCCGGCACCTGGCCACCCTCTACCTGGACGACGTGGCCGACGTGCTGCGGGAGGCGGTGGACGCCCGCTTCGAATTCGTGCGCTATGCCGAATCCCTGGCCCAGAGCCAGCCCAGCTTCGACCCCCTGGCCCAGGCCCTGGCCGCACCCCCCAACCTGGTGGACGCCACCCTGCGAGACCTTACCCTGGAGGCCATTGCCCGCCACAAACCCGACGTGGTGCTGGTCTCGGTCCCCTTCCCCGGCAATGTCTACGGCGCCTTCCGCATCGCCCAGGCCATCAAGGCCGAGCACCCCAAGATCGTCACCGTCCTGGGGGGCGGCTTCGTCAACACGGAACTGCGGGAGTTGAAGGAACCCCGGGTGTTCGATTATTTCGACTATGTCACCCTGGACGACGGCGAGCGGCCCATCCTGGCCCTGCTGGAACACCTGGGCGGCGAGCACCCGCGAGAAAGCCTGGTGCGCACCTTTGCCAGAGTGGATGGCCAAGTCCGCTACATCGACAGCAAGAAACCCGACATCCCCTTCAACGAGGTGGGCACCCCCACCTGGGACGGCCTGCCCCTGGACCGCTACCTGTCCGTCCTGGACATGCTCAACCCCATGCACCGGCTGTGGTCCGACGCCCGCTGGAACAAGCTCACCGTGGCCCACGGCTGCTACTGGAAGAAGTGCAGCTTCTGTGACGTGAGCCTGGACTACATCTCCCGCTACGATGCCGCCACGGCCAGCCTGCTGGTGGACCGCATCGAGGCCGTCATTGCCGAAACCGGCCAGACCGGCTTCCACTTCGTCGACGAGGCCGCCCCGCCCAAGGCCCTCAAGGCCCTGGCCGAGGAACTGGAACGCCGCAACCGGGCCATCTCCTGGTGGGGCAACATCCGCTTCGAGAAGTCCTTCACCCCAGAGCTGTGCCAGCAGTTGGCCGACAGCGGCTGCATCGCCGTCTCCGGCGGCCTGGAGGTGGCCTCGGACCGGCTGCTCAAACTCATGCAAAAAGGTGTGTCCGTTGAACAGGTGGCCCGGGTGACCCACGCCTTCAGCGAGGCCGGCATCCTGGTTCACGCCTACCTGATGTACGGCTTTCCCACCCAGACCGTGCAGGACACCGTGGACGCCCTGGAATACGTGCGCCAGCTCTTCGCCGCCGGCTGCATCCAGTCCGGTTTCTTCCACCGCTTCGCCTGCACCGTCCATTCCCCCGTGGGCCTGCACCCGGAACGCTACGGCGTCACCCTCAAGCCCCTGCCCCCGGTCACGTTCGCGAAAAACGACGTGGGCTTCGACGACCCCGCCGGCGTGGACCACGACCGCCTGGGCATCGCCCTCAACAAGGCGCTGTACAACTTCATGCACGGGATAGGGCTGGAGGACGACGTGCGCGGCTGGTTCGATGTGCGGGTGCCCAAGCCCCGGGTGGCGGGACAGTTCATCGCCAGGGCGCTGGGCTGA
- a CDS encoding Txe/YoeB family addiction module toxin, which translates to MQDAQRLKAAGLKSKADSILTQLERDPYYVPPPFEKLIGDLSGLYSRRVNRQHRIVYEIESTARQVVVHRMYSHYDE; encoded by the coding sequence CTGCAGGATGCCCAGCGACTCAAAGCGGCTGGCTTGAAATCAAAGGCCGATAGCATCCTGACTCAGCTGGAACGAGATCCATACTATGTACCGCCGCCATTTGAGAAGTTGATCGGCGACCTCTCCGGCTTGTACTCGCGCCGGGTCAACCGGCAACATCGAATCGTGTATGAGATTGAATCGACAGCACGGCAAGTTGTTGTCCATAGGATGTACTCACACTACGACGAGTAG
- the grpE gene encoding nucleotide exchange factor GrpE → MTEEITSQDLPPSTDNPEQVVSDNVDTTPSLEELLRQAELRAQEHHDAWLRAKAEMENARRRALEEVEKARKFALDKFAGDLLAVKDSLEAALATGDNASLESIKSGVELTLKQLASVFEKNAIQEVNPLGEKFDPNLHQAISMVEGDGEPNTVATVLQKGYQLNERVIRPALVMVVKPR, encoded by the coding sequence ATGACTGAAGAAATCACTTCCCAAGACCTTCCACCCAGCACCGACAATCCCGAACAAGTCGTCTCCGATAACGTGGACACCACCCCCAGCCTGGAGGAATTGCTGCGCCAGGCCGAACTGCGGGCCCAGGAACACCACGACGCCTGGCTGCGGGCCAAGGCGGAAATGGAAAACGCCCGGCGCCGGGCCCTGGAGGAAGTGGAAAAGGCCCGCAAGTTCGCCCTGGACAAGTTCGCCGGCGACCTGCTGGCGGTGAAGGACAGCCTGGAGGCCGCCCTGGCCACCGGCGACAACGCCAGCCTGGAAAGCATCAAGAGCGGCGTGGAACTCACCCTGAAGCAGCTTGCCAGCGTGTTCGAGAAAAACGCCATCCAGGAGGTGAACCCCCTGGGCGAGAAGTTCGACCCCAACCTGCACCAGGCCATCAGCATGGTAGAAGGGGACGGGGAGCCCAACACCGTGGCCACGGTGCTGCAGAAGGGCTACCAGCTTAACGAGCGGGTCATCCGCCCGGCCCTGGTAATGGTGGTTAAACCCCGGTGA
- the dnaJ gene encoding molecular chaperone DnaJ, translating to MSKRDYYEILGVSKTASEDEIKKAFKKLAMKHHPDRNQGNKEAEEKFKEAKEAYDVLSDAGKRSAYDQYGHAGVDPSMGGAGAGQYRDFADAFSDIFGDIFGGAAGRGGQSHVYRGADLRYNLEISLEEAARGTETKIRIPVLSECEHCHGTGAKPGTEPVTCPTCGGHGQVRMQQGFFSIQQACPRCHGSGRVIADPCTNCQGEGRVKKHKTLSVRIPSGVDEGDRIRLSGEGEAGINGGPPGDLYVQIHLKSHPVFQRDHNDLHCELPISFATAALGGEIQIPTLDGHASIRIPAETQSGKIFRLRGKGIKGVRSDHPGDLMAHVVVETPVNLTERQRELLREFEACCTDQEGKHNPRAKGFMDKVKEFFAQ from the coding sequence ATGAGCAAACGCGACTACTACGAAATCCTGGGCGTCTCAAAGACCGCCTCCGAGGATGAAATCAAGAAGGCCTTCAAGAAGCTGGCCATGAAGCACCACCCGGACCGCAATCAGGGCAACAAGGAGGCGGAGGAAAAGTTCAAGGAGGCCAAGGAGGCTTATGACGTCCTTTCCGACGCCGGCAAGCGCTCCGCCTACGACCAGTACGGCCATGCCGGCGTGGACCCCTCCATGGGCGGCGCCGGGGCGGGGCAGTATCGCGATTTCGCGGATGCCTTCTCCGACATCTTCGGAGACATCTTCGGCGGAGCCGCCGGACGGGGCGGACAGTCCCATGTATATCGCGGCGCGGATCTGCGCTACAACCTGGAAATCAGCCTGGAAGAGGCGGCCCGGGGCACGGAAACCAAGATTCGCATACCTGTGCTTAGCGAATGCGAGCATTGCCACGGCACCGGCGCCAAGCCGGGCACCGAGCCGGTGACCTGCCCCACCTGCGGTGGCCACGGCCAGGTGCGCATGCAGCAGGGCTTCTTCTCCATCCAGCAGGCCTGCCCCCGCTGCCACGGCAGCGGCCGGGTCATCGCCGATCCCTGCACCAACTGCCAGGGCGAGGGCCGGGTCAAGAAGCACAAGACCCTGTCCGTGCGCATCCCCTCCGGCGTGGACGAGGGCGACCGGATCCGCCTGTCCGGGGAAGGGGAGGCGGGCATCAACGGCGGTCCCCCCGGGGATCTGTACGTGCAGATCCATCTCAAGTCGCACCCGGTGTTCCAGCGGGACCATAACGACCTGCACTGCGAGCTGCCCATCTCCTTCGCCACCGCCGCCCTGGGTGGGGAAATCCAGATTCCCACCCTGGACGGCCACGCCAGCATCAGGATCCCCGCCGAGACCCAATCCGGAAAGATCTTTCGCCTGCGGGGCAAGGGCATCAAGGGCGTCCGCAGCGACCACCCCGGCGACCTGATGGCCCATGTAGTGGTGGAAACGCCGGTGAACCTCACCGAGCGCCAGAGGGAACTGTTGCGGGAATTCGAGGCCTGCTGCACCGACCAGGAAGGCAAGCACAATCCCCGGGCCAAGGGCTTCATGGACAAGGTCAAGGAATTCTTTGCCCAGTAA
- a CDS encoding transcriptional antiterminator, Rof, translated as MGPYVPIPCIAHEKLEFAVLRRQKLRLRLREEGGEERVLIALPTDVATRDGAEWLSYRTEEGETGVVRLDGILSTEPVV; from the coding sequence TTGGGTCCATACGTGCCCATCCCCTGCATCGCCCACGAAAAGCTGGAGTTCGCCGTGCTGCGGCGGCAGAAATTGCGCCTGCGACTGCGGGAGGAAGGGGGCGAGGAACGGGTACTCATCGCCCTACCCACCGACGTGGCCACCCGGGACGGGGCCGAATGGCTGAGTTACCGCACGGAAGAGGGCGAGACGGGCGTGGTGCGGCTGGATGGCATCCTCAGTACCGAGCCGGTTGTTTGA
- a CDS encoding HAD-IA family hydrolase, whose amino-acid sequence MAKRFELLIFDWDGTLMDSAGVIVACIQAASRDMGLPEPSREAASHIIGLGLRQALETLFPELPEDQHQPLADHYRRHYLGQDAEIPLFDGARELILDLHARGHTLAVATGKARRGLARAFDHTGLEPYFHASRTADETHSKPHPAMIEELLDELMVEPEQALMIGDTTHDLEMARNAGIASLAAGYGAHPPENLADLAPLAVCRSFAELAEWLRTHAA is encoded by the coding sequence ATGGCCAAGCGTTTCGAACTGCTGATCTTCGACTGGGACGGAACCCTTATGGATTCCGCCGGGGTCATCGTCGCCTGCATCCAGGCAGCCAGCAGGGACATGGGCCTGCCCGAACCCAGCCGGGAAGCGGCCAGCCACATCATCGGCCTGGGTCTGCGCCAGGCCCTGGAAACCCTGTTCCCGGAATTGCCCGAAGACCAGCACCAGCCCCTGGCGGACCACTACCGCCGCCACTACCTGGGCCAGGATGCGGAAATCCCCCTGTTCGATGGCGCCCGGGAGTTGATCCTGGACCTCCACGCCCGGGGCCATACCCTGGCCGTGGCCACGGGCAAGGCCCGCCGGGGCCTGGCCCGGGCCTTCGACCACACGGGCCTGGAACCCTACTTCCACGCCTCCCGCACCGCCGACGAAACCCATTCCAAGCCCCATCCGGCCATGATCGAGGAACTGCTGGACGAACTCATGGTGGAGCCGGAACAGGCCCTGATGATCGGCGACACCACCCATGACCTGGAAATGGCCAGGAATGCCGGCATTGCCTCCCTGGCAGCGGGTTACGGTGCCCACCCGCCGGAGAACCTGGCGGATCTGGCCCCCCTGGCGGTGTGCCGCAGTTTCGCGGAACTGGCGGAATGGCTGAGAACCCACGCCGCCTGA